In Oxobacter pfennigii, the DNA window ACTTTCCCTTTTCTTTCATGAGCCTTGCAAGTACCGGCACAACTCTTTTAAGCTCACTATCCTCTATGTCATGCAAAACAAAATGGCTGTAGATAATATCGAAACTTAAGTCTGTAAGCGGCAAAAGGGCAATATCCCCTCGCAAAAAGGACACATTTTGATAGTTTTTGAGGGTCCTTTTACAAGCAACCAGCCATCTTTCCGATATGTCCACGCAGGTCAGCTTCACCTCCGGTAATCTCTCTGCCACAAAATAAGCTACCGTTCCCATTCCGCAGCCGAAATCCAGAACGGTTTCCTTGCCGGTGAGAGGCAGGCTTCCGGCAAAGTCCCTGTAAACGCTTCTTCCAAAAACACGAAAGACCAGCCATGTCATAAATATTTCACAAAGATGAGGTTCCCTCAATTGAGAATTTGGCGCCGCCATAATATCCACACTCCTTTAAAAAAATAAGCTGAATTTCAGTTCATTATCATGGTAACAAATGAACCTGAAATTCAGCTTATTTCTATCTTAAATCTACCTTAAATCGCAGCAATTGTAATTTTAAAGGAACAGCCTTTGGTATCGGGCCGCAGAGTCAGGCTTCCGCCGTGGGCTTCCACAATTTTCTGTGCAATGGAAAGCCCCAGTCCCGTTCCGCCGGTCTTGGAGTTACGGGA includes these proteins:
- a CDS encoding class I SAM-dependent methyltransferase — protein: MAAPNSQLREPHLCEIFMTWLVFRVFGRSVYRDFAGSLPLTGKETVLDFGCGMGTVAYFVAERLPEVKLTCVDISERWLVACKRTLKNYQNVSFLRGDIALLPLTDLSFDIIYSHFVLHDIEDSELKRVVPVLARLMKEKGKFIFREPMKDMEKIRFIQSLMEGSNLCRESSRITDIPAMGNALENVYKKV